The Benincasa hispida cultivar B227 chromosome 9, ASM972705v1, whole genome shotgun sequence genome has a segment encoding these proteins:
- the LOC120086563 gene encoding cytochrome P450 CYP82D47-like: MSSQCTLELPTTMAIADQSSEYDINISVAGLLILLLFLIFSYYVLILKKKATKLRRSQPPEVAGGWPIIGHLRLLTTDSLLLHEIFGAMADKYGPIFQIRLGVHPTLVISKWEIAKECYTTLDSIVSFRPKILTEKELGYNFAGFGFRPNYDDYYRNMRKIAVSEVLSNRRLEIQRDLRVSEVNRGVKGIYNSWTEYRNGDLIVDLDEWIGNINLNVILMMVCGKRLVGGSEMDRCRKAMRGFFELAGRITVGDAIPFLKFLDLGGYLKATKEVSKELDCLMEEWLEEHRQKKKDAGAGEEEDLMGVMPSLLEGMDLGGYDADTVNKATCLTLISGATDTMTVTITWAISLLLNNQEALKGVQEELDNHVGNKRLVDESDISKLEYLQAVIKETLRLYPAGPLSGARKVSQDCTIGGYNVAAGTHLITNIWKIQRDPRVWPEPSKFKPERFLSSHNYNHIDVKGQHFELCPFGYGRRSCPGLGISLLMTPLVLASLIHSFELRTRCDEPVDMAANLGLTMHRVNPLHVLVKPRLLATAYA, encoded by the exons ATGAGCAGCCAATGTACATTGGAGCTTCCCACAACCATGGCCATTGCGGATCAGAGTTCCGAATATGATATCAACATCTCCGTAGCTGGATTACTCATCCTCTTGCTTTTTCTGATCTTCTCATATTATGTCCTGATTCTGAAGAAAAAGGCTACAAAATTACGCCGATCACAACCCCCTGAAGTAGCCGGCGGATGGCCGATCATTGGCCATCTACGCCTCCTCACAACTGATTCTCTGCTCCTCCATGAAATCTTCGGAGCAATGGCCGATAAATACGGCCCGATATTCCAGATCCGACTCGGTGTCCACCCAACTCTAGTTATAAGCAAATGGGAAATCGCTAAAGAATGCTACACAACTCTTGATTCAATCGTCTCTTTCCGACCCAAGATTTTAACTGAAAAAGAATTAGGCTACAACTTCGCCGGGTTCGGGTTTCGGCCGAATTACGATGACTATTACCGAAACATGCGTAAGATAGCAGTCTCGGAAGTGCTTTCGAATCGCCGTCTGGAAATACAGAGAGATCTCAGAGTCAGTGAAGTGAATAGAGGAGTGAAGGGGATTTACAATTCATGGACAGAATATAGAAATGGTGATTTAATTGTTGATTTGGATGAGTGGATTGGgaatattaatttgaatgtgATCTTGATGATGGTTTGTGGGAAGCGGTTGGTTGGGGGTTCGGAGATGGACCGATGTCGTAAAGCGATGAGGGGGTTCTTTGAATTGGCGGGGCGGATTACGGTGGGAGATGCCATTCCTTTTCTGAAATTTCTGGATCTTGGTGGTTATTTGAAAGCGACTAAGGAAGTTTCTAAAGAATTGGACTGTCTAATGGAGGAATGGCTGGAAGAACATCGTCAGAAGAAGAAAGACGCCGGTGCCGGGGAGGAGGAGGACCTAATGGGTGTGATGCCGTCGCTTCTTGAAGGGATGGATCTTGGTGGATATGATGCTGATACAGTCAATAAAGCCACTTGCTTG ACCCTCATTTCTGGAGCAACTGATACAATGACGGTAACTATAACATGGGCAATCTCATTATTACTTAACAACCAAGAGGCACTAAAAGGAGTACAAGAGGAGCTAGACAACCATGTCGGAAACAAAAGGTTAGTGGATGAATCAGACATAAGCAAGCTAGAGTATCTCCAAGCCGTCATCAAAGAGACATTAAGATTGTACCCAGCAGGGCCATTGTCAGGAGCTCGAAAGGTAAGCCAAGATTGCACAATTGGAGGCTACAATGTGGCGGCGGGCACGCACCTTATAACAAACATTTGGAAGATACAGAGGGACCCTCGAGTTTGGCCAGAGCCTTCAAAGTTCAAACCAGAGAGGTTTCTTAGTAGCCATAACTACAACCACATAGATGTGAAGGGCCAACATTTTGAACTGTGTCCGTTTGGTTATGGAAGAAGGTCCTGCCCTGGGTTGGGGATTAGTCTTTTGATGACGCCGTTGGTGTTGGCTAGTTTGATTCATTCATTTGAACTTCGAACTCGTTGTGATGAACCGGTGGACATGGCTGCCAACCTTGGGCTCACCATGCACAGAGTCAACCCTCTTCATGTTCTCGTCAAGCCGCGTCTTCTAGCTACTGCTTATGCATGA